One window of Chryseobacterium indologenes genomic DNA carries:
- a CDS encoding NAD(P)/FAD-dependent oxidoreductase has protein sequence MNSIWELDTFYRKRDIIIIGAGFSGLWTAISIKEKYPEKSVLILERNTIPLGASTRNAGFACFGSLTEVIADSEKMGWKKTLELVKMRFDGLQKIQHYFKNEEIDFELTGGYEVVNNEEPLSHIDTVNEKLKAITGLDQTYTLKQDKIKEFGLWKSAFLIENPCEGSLHSGKLLQKLLEKCHELKVEFLFGTEVGNIKETVNEIAVYLSDDLSVKADKIIYCTNAFTSTFLEKENIVPARGQILLTEPIEGLKLKGTFHYDEGYYYFRNLGNRVLLGGGRNQDFETEETTAFETTEFLQNHLENFLKEVILPYKDFKIALRWSGIMAMGDEKSPIVKQLSERQFCAVRLSGMGVALAPKIGEIMADMI, from the coding sequence ATGAACAGCATCTGGGAACTGGACACTTTCTACAGGAAAAGAGATATCATTATCATTGGTGCCGGATTTTCCGGGCTTTGGACAGCCATATCCATTAAGGAGAAGTATCCCGAAAAATCTGTTCTCATCCTGGAGCGGAATACCATTCCATTGGGAGCATCAACGAGAAATGCCGGGTTTGCCTGTTTCGGAAGCCTTACCGAAGTTATTGCTGATTCAGAGAAAATGGGCTGGAAAAAAACGCTGGAACTTGTTAAAATGAGATTTGACGGACTTCAGAAAATTCAACATTATTTTAAAAATGAAGAAATTGATTTTGAACTTACCGGAGGCTATGAAGTTGTAAATAATGAAGAACCTTTATCCCATATTGATACCGTTAATGAAAAGCTGAAAGCAATAACCGGTCTGGATCAAACATATACTCTGAAACAGGACAAAATAAAGGAATTCGGGTTGTGGAAATCTGCATTTCTGATTGAAAACCCCTGTGAAGGAAGTCTGCATTCCGGAAAACTGTTGCAGAAACTGCTTGAAAAGTGTCATGAGCTGAAAGTAGAATTTTTATTTGGAACAGAAGTTGGAAATATTAAAGAAACAGTTAATGAGATTGCGGTTTACCTTTCTGATGATCTTTCTGTAAAAGCAGATAAAATAATCTATTGTACCAACGCTTTCACTTCCACGTTCCTGGAAAAAGAAAATATTGTTCCTGCCCGCGGACAGATTCTTCTGACAGAACCCATAGAAGGATTGAAGCTGAAAGGAACTTTTCACTATGATGAAGGGTATTATTATTTCAGGAATCTCGGAAACCGGGTGTTATTGGGTGGTGGAAGAAATCAAGATTTTGAAACAGAAGAAACAACGGCTTTTGAAACGACAGAATTTTTACAAAATCATTTGGAAAATTTTTTAAAAGAAGTTATTCTTCCCTATAAAGACTTTAAAATAGCACTCCGCTGGTCAGGAATAATGGCTATGGGCGATGAAAAATCACCCATTGTAAAACAACTTTCAGAAAGACAGTTTTGCGCGGTAAGACTTTCAGGGATGGGAGTGGCCCTGGCTCCTAAGATAGGTGAAATAATGGCTGATATGATTTAA